The following coding sequences lie in one Nitratireductor mangrovi genomic window:
- a CDS encoding cupin domain-containing protein, producing the protein MNEQLDHDNVAHAMQPEDSPELRALYAGFEKEHLIPLWTQLGDLMPVHPKSKAVPHVWKWANLLPLAEKSGELVPVGRGGERRAIGLANPGLAPNAYVSPTLWAAIQYLGPRETAPEHRHSQNAFRFVVEGEGVWTVVNGDPVRMSRGDLLLTPGWNFHGHHNDTDHPMAWIDGLDIPFSQQMDVGFFEFGSDRVTDYATPNYSRGERLWCHPGLRPLSQLQDTVSSPIGAYRWEFTDRALTEQLLLEDEGQPATVAQGHAAIRYVNPTTGGDVMPTIRCEFHRLRAGAETATCREVGSSVFQVFDGSGAVVLNGKTTRLDKGDMFVVPSWVPWLLQAESQFDLFRFCDAPIMERLHFMRTRIEGR; encoded by the coding sequence ATGAACGAACAGCTCGATCACGACAATGTGGCGCATGCGATGCAGCCGGAGGATAGCCCGGAACTGCGCGCCCTTTACGCCGGCTTCGAAAAGGAGCACCTGATCCCGCTGTGGACCCAGCTTGGCGACCTGATGCCGGTGCACCCGAAGTCGAAAGCTGTCCCGCATGTCTGGAAGTGGGCGAACCTGCTGCCGCTGGCGGAAAAGTCGGGCGAACTCGTGCCCGTCGGCCGTGGCGGCGAGCGACGAGCGATCGGCCTCGCCAATCCGGGCCTGGCGCCGAACGCCTATGTCTCGCCAACGCTATGGGCGGCCATCCAGTATCTCGGCCCGCGCGAGACCGCACCTGAGCATCGCCATTCGCAAAACGCCTTCCGCTTCGTCGTCGAGGGCGAGGGGGTGTGGACCGTGGTCAACGGCGACCCTGTGCGCATGTCGCGGGGCGATCTGCTGCTGACGCCGGGCTGGAATTTTCACGGCCACCACAACGACACCGACCACCCGATGGCGTGGATCGACGGACTCGACATTCCCTTCAGCCAGCAGATGGATGTCGGCTTTTTCGAGTTCGGTTCCGACCGGGTGACCGACTATGCGACGCCCAACTACTCGCGCGGCGAGCGGCTGTGGTGTCATCCCGGCCTGAGACCCTTGTCGCAGCTCCAGGATACGGTTTCCTCGCCTATCGGTGCCTATCGCTGGGAGTTCACCGATCGTGCCCTGACCGAGCAACTGCTGCTCGAGGATGAAGGCCAGCCGGCCACGGTCGCCCAGGGCCACGCCGCGATCCGCTACGTGAACCCGACGACCGGCGGTGATGTGATGCCGACGATCCGCTGCGAGTTTCATCGCCTACGCGCCGGCGCAGAGACCGCGACCTGCCGCGAAGTCGGATCTTCCGTGTTTCAGGTGTTCGACGGCAGCGGCGCCGTCGTCCTCAACGGCAAGACGACGAGGCTCGACAAGGGCGACATGTTCGTGGTGCCGTCCTGGGTCCCCTGGTTGCTGCAAGCCGAGAGCCAGTTCGACCTGTTCCGCTTCTGCGATGCACCGATCATGGAGCGGTTGCACTTCATGCGGACCAGGATCGAAGGACGGTAG